The following is a genomic window from Serratia ficaria.
CATCGTTATGGTTTTCTTGCGGCGTGCTGGCGCAGCCGGCCGGCGAGCTGCCGCTGATGCCCTGGCCGCAGCAGGTTGAGCCGGCTCAACCGGCGGGCAGGCTGGCGCTGGATCACCGGCTGTCGTTAAGCCTGCAGGGCGACGACCTGGGCGACGCGCTGCCGCGCTGGCGCCAGCGCATCGAACTGCAAACCGGCTGGACCCTGGCGCCGCAGGCGGAAAGCGCCGGGGGCGCGGCCATCGACATCGTCATCAAAGACAAAGTGGCGGCGCAGCCGCTGCCGGGCAGCGACGAGAGCTACCGGCTGACGGTCGCCCCGCAGGGGGTTACCCTCACCGCCAACACCCGCTTCGGCGCGCTGCGCGGCATGGAAACCCTGCTGCAGCTGCTGCAGACCGACGGAGAAAACACCTTCCTGCCGCTGGTGAACATCACCGACGTGCCGCGTTTCCCGTGGCGCGGCGTGCTGCTGGATTCGGTGCGCCATTTCCTGCCGGTGACGGATATTTTGCGCCAGCTCGACGGCATGGCGGCGGCCAAGCTCAACGTCTTCCACTGGCACCTGACCGACGATCAGGGTTGGCGCTTCGCCTCGCAGCGTTACCCCAAACTGCAACGGCTGGCCAGCGACGGCCAGTTCTATAGCCGCGAGCAGATGCGGCAGGTGGTGGCCTACGCCACGGCGCGCGGCATCCGCGTGGTGCCGGAGATCGACCTGCCGGGGCACGCCGCGAGCATCGCGGTGGCCTACCCGGCGCTGATGAGCGCGCCGGGGCCGTACCGCATGGAGCGCCAGTGGGGCGTACACAAGCCGACGCTCGATCCGACCCGCGACGAGGTTTATCGGTTTGTCGAGACGATCATCGGCGAACTGGCGGCGATCTTCCCGGATCCTTATCTGCATATCGGCGGCGATGAGGTCGACGCCAGCCAGTGGAAAGCGTCGCCGTCCATTCAGGCGTTCATGCGGCGACATCAGCTGGCGGATACCCACGCGCTGCAGGCCTACTTCAACCAGCGGCTGGAAAAAATCCTCGAGAAGCACCAGCGGCAGATGGTCGGCTGGGACGAGATTTATCACCCGTCGCTGCCGCGTTCGATCGTGATCCAGTCCTGGCAGGGACAGGATTCGCTCGGCGCCAGCGCGCAGGACGGCTATCAGGGCATTCTGTCGACCGGTTTCTACGTCGACCAGCCGCAGAGCACCGCCTATCACTACCGCAATGAAATCCTGCCGCAGCCGTTGGGGGTGGAAACCGCGGTACAGCCCGGCGAGCAGGCGCAGAGCTGGCGGTTCAGCATGCCGCGCCTGAAGGGCAGCGCGGTGGCGGGCAGCTTTACCCTGATCGAGGGCCGGCAGGGCTGGCGCGGTTTTATCGACTTCGACGGCAAGTCGCGCCGCGCGCTGCACGACATCGTCTGGCGCACGCCGCAGCAGGTCAGCTTCCGTCTCGACACCTGGATGGGCGACACGCGGCCGGTATTCACCCTGCAGCAGGATAAGCTCAGCGGCTACACGCTGGTCGGCAACGTGCGTTACCCCACCAGCGGCAGCAAATTGGCGGCTGTCCCGCCGGGCAAAGCGCCGGTGTTGCCGGGCGAGAAGCGGCAGGCCAATATTCTCGGCGGCGAGGCGGCGCTGTGGGCGGAAAACGTTCGCGCGCCGCTGCTCGATCTCAAGCTGTGGCCGCGCGGCTTTGCGGTGGCGGAGCGGCTGTGGTCGGCTAAAGACGTCACCGACGAAAGCAACATGTACCGGCGGCTGGCGGCGATCGACGCCTGGTCGGTGGTGTCGGTCGGCCTGCAGCAGCACGCCGAAACCGCGCGCGAGTTCACCCGGCTGGCCAACAGCGTGGAGATCGCGCCGCTGCAGATCCTGGCCGAGGCGCTGGAGCCGGCGCAGTACTACACCCGCCAGCACCTGAAGTTCAAGGCGGGCAATTATCATCAGTTCGAGCCGCTCAATCGCTTCGCCGACGCCCTGCCGCCGGAAAGCAACGCGGTGCGCGAGATGGGGCAGCAGGTGGCGGCGCTGTTGCGGGACAAGAACAACCGGGCGGCGGCGCAGGCGCTGCGCGAACGCCTGCTGCGCTGGCAGCTGAACGGCGCGCCGGCAAAAACGTCGATCGCCGGCAACCGGGTGATGCAGGCGTTGGCGCCGGTGGCGCAGGACGTCGGCGCGCTGTCGACGCTGGGGCTGATGCTGCTGGAGCGCTACCGGCAGGGCAAACCGCTGAGCGGCGCCGAGGCCGAACAGGCACAGCGGCAGCTGGATGCGGCGGCGCAGGTGCGCGACGAGGTGGTGATCGCGGCGGTGTATCCGCTGGAGGCGCTGCTGCGCGGCCTGCGGGCGGAATAACCGTGGCGGGGCGCGGCAGGCCGAGCCCTTAAAGCGCCAGCGGCGGCAGCTGTTTGAAAATGCTGACCAGCCCTTCGCCCCAGCCTTTGCGGATGGCGCTGAAGTGCGGGTGATCTTCGGTGATGCGGTATTGCTGGGCGCTGCTGAAGCTGCCGCGCGGGTAGATCATCACGTCGAGCGGCAGGCCGACCGACAGGTTGCTGCGCAGGGTCGAATCCAGCGAGATCAGCGCGCACTGCATCGCCTGCTCCAGCGGGGTGTCGTAGTTCAGCACCCGGTCGATGATCGGCTTGCCGTATTTGCTTTCGCCGATCTGGAAGTAGGGGGTGTCGCGGGTGGCTTCGATAAAGTTGCCCTGCGGGTAGATATGGAACAGCCGCATCTCTTCGCCGCGGATCTGGCCGCCGAGCAGCAGGTTGCAGCTGAAGTCGGTGGTGCTGCCGCTCTGCTGCGCCTCGCTGTCGCGCTGGATCACTTCGCGCACCGTTTCGCCCACCAGGCTGGCGGCTTCGTACAGGCTGGGCGCGTTGAGCAGGCTGGGGCGCTCGGCGTCCTGGCTGCGGCGCAGCAGCAGGCTGATGATGCTCTGGGTGGTCGCCAGATTGCCGGCGCTCTGCAGCACCAGCGTGCGTTCGCCGTCCTGCTGGAACACGTGCAGTTTGCGGAAGGTGGAGATATGGTCCACCCCGGCGTTGGTGCGCGAATCGGAAGCAAAGACCAGCCCGGACGACAAGCGCATGGCCACACAATAGGTCATACCACAATTCCTCGATACAAGACTGGCACGCCGCCAAACGCCAGCGTGCCCGAAACTTGCGCCGGCGGCAAGCGGCTACTGGCCGGCCGGCATCATCTGCACCGCGGCGACGGTGCGCATGTCCTCGCAGCCGCCGCCCAGCCGCATGCCGCGCACCGGGCAGGCGTCCAGGTAATCGATGCCCACCGCCAGTTTGAGGTGCTGATTCGGCAGGCGGGTGTTGTTGGTAATGTCGAAGCTGTGCCAGCGGTCTTCCACCCAGGCCTCCGCCCAGGCGTGGGTGGCGACGTGGGTGGAGTCTTCGCTGTACAGATAGCCGCTGACGTAGCGCGCCGGAATGTTCAGGCTGCGGCAGCAGGCCAGAAATACGTGGGTATGATCCTGGCAGACCCCGCTGCCGGTGGCGAAGGCGTCGACGGCGCTGTCGGTCACCTGGGTGGCGCCCGGGCTGTAGGGCATTTTCAGCAGCAGCTCGCCCATCAGCCGTTCCAACCCGGCCAGCACCGCCTGCGGCTGGTGGTAGCGCAGGGCGAAGGCCTGGATGGCGGCGTCGGGCTGGGTCAGCGGGCTGTAGCGCAGGAACACCAGCGGCGACAGATGGCCCAGCGCCAGATCGTCGACGTCGTCTTCGATTTCCACCACCCCCTGCGCCTGAATGGTGATCGCCTGATGCGGCTCGTCGAGCGTCAGCACGTGCAGCACGTTGCCGAAGGCGTCGGTGGTGCGCACCGCGTGCTCCGGCAGCGTCAGCTGCCAGGAGAGAATGCGCTGGTGCCGGGAATTCTGCGGCGTCAGCCGCAGGTATTGGGTGCTGCGCTGCACCTGCTGCGCGTAGCGGTAATGGGTGCTGTGCTCAATGTTCAGTTTCATTGCGCCTCCAGATAGGTGTGGTGAATGCTTTCGGCAATGCCGCTGACCTGCCCGAGGAAGGCGTCCAGCCAGTCGTTCAGGCCGATCCGGTTCAGATCCTTCATGCTGCTGAAGCGCAGCTCGGCGTGCAGGGTGTGCGCCAGGCGGCGCGGCCGATTGGCGCTGTCGCCGCCGATCTGCTCCAACTGCTGCACCATGTCGCCGACGCAGGCCAGCAGCGAGCGCGGGATCTCGTTGCGCAGGATCATCAGCTCGGCGATGGTTTCCCGGCTCAGCTGCTGCTTGTAGATGCTGTGATAGGCTTCGCGCGCGCTCACCGCCCGCAGCAGCGTGTCCATGCGGTAGTATTCGCGCACCGGGTCGCCGTCGCCGTCCATCAGCGCGTTCTTCACCCCCAGCAGGCGGGCGGTGCCGTCGGCCCGCTCCAGCAGGGTGCCGAGGCGAATAAAGCACATGGCGTCGCTGCGCAGCAGGGTGCCGAACATCGCGCCGCGGAACAGGTGCGAGCGCTCCTTCACCCAGTCGAAGAAGGCGTCGGCGCCGACCGAACCGATGCCCTGGCGGCGGATCAGCTTCATCTCGATCCAGGTGGCGTTGATGCTCTCCCAGACTTCGGAAGACAGGCTGCCGCGCACCGCGTGGGCGTTGTTCCAGCCCATCTGCAGGCAGCTGTAGATGCTGCTGTGGTTGCGGCTGTCTAGGGCGAAGAAACTCACCAGGTTGGCCATCGTCAGCTCGGGGTAGGCGGCGGCGTACAGCTGGCCGGTGCCGGTAAGATCGAGCGGCACCTGCAGATCCCGATCGCCGCCGTCGCGGATCGGCATCATCGACAGCTTGTTGGTAACGTCGAGCACCCGGGCGATGCTTTCCGCCCGCTCCAGATAGCGGGCCATCCAATAGAGTTCACTGGCGGTGCGGCTCAGCATGCGTCGTCCTCCAATACCCAGGTGTCCTTGGTGCCGCCGCCCTGCGACGAGTTCACCACCAGCGAACCTTCCGCCAGCGCCACCCGGGTCAGGCCGCCGGGCACCAGGCGGATCTCCGCGCCGCTCAGGGCGAACGGCCGCAGGTCGATATGGCGCGGCGCCAGGCCGTCGTTGACGAAGGTCGGGCAGGTGGAGAGCGCCAGGGTGTTTTGCGCGATGTAGTTCTGCGGCCGGGCCTGCAGCAGCGCGCGGAAGGTGGCGATCTCGTCCTTGCTGGCCGCCGGGCCGATCAGCATGCCGTAGCCGCCGGCGCCGTGCACCTCTTTCACCACCATCTGCTCCAGGTTGGCCAGCACGTACGACAGCTCGTTCGGGTGCCGGCACTGCCAGGTCGGCACGTTGTTGAGGATCGGCTCTTCCTGCAGATAGAAACGCACCATGTCCGGCACATAGGGGTAGATCGACTTGTCGTCGGCCACCCCGGTGCCGATGGCGTTGGCCAGCACCACGTTGCCGGCGCGGTACACCGACAGCAGCCCCGGCACGCCGAGCATCGAATCCGGGCGGAACGCCAGCGGATCGAGGAAGGCGTCGTCCACCCGGCGGTAGATCACGTCGACCTTGCACGGCCCGGCGGTGGTGCGCATAAACACCGCGCCGTCCTTGACGAACAGGTCGGCGCTTTCCACCAGCTCCACCCCCATCTGCTGCGCCAGGAAGCTGTGCTCGAAGTAGGCGCTGTTGAAGCGGCCGGGCGTCAGCACCACCACGGTCGGATCGTTTTTCGGCGAGCTTTCGCGCAGGGTCTGCAGCAGGTGCGAGGGGTAGCGCTCCACCGGCGCGATGCGCTGCCGGGCGAACAGCTCGGGGTACAGCCGCATCATCATTTTGCGGTTTTCCAGCATGTAGGAAACCCCGGACGGGGTGCGCAGGTTGTCCTCCAGCACGTAGTACTGGCCGTCGCTGTTGCGCACCATGTCCACGCCGACGATATGCGCATAGATATTGCGGTGCAGATCGACGCCCTGCATGCAGGGCTGATATTGATCGTTGGCCAGCACCTGCTCCGCCGGAATGATGCCGGCTTTCAGAATGTGCTGCTGGTGGTAGATATCGTGCAGGAAGGCGTTCAGCGCCTGCACGCGCTGGCGAATGCCGCGATCGAGCATCGCCCATTCGGCGGCCGGGATGATGCGCGGCACGCTGTCGAACGGGATCAGCCGCTCGGCGCCGTCGTCTTCGCCATAGACGTTAAAGGTAATGCCCACCCGGTGAAACAGCAGCGCGGCCTCTTCCCGCTTGCGTTGCACGGCCTGGTGGTCGGCCTGCTGCAGCCAATGCCAGTAAGCTGCGTAATGGCCCCGGTGTTTCCCCTCAGCCAGAAGCATCTCATCAAAAAACGGTGAAGCGGACAGATTGATATTCAGCATCGTCACCTCGTCGACATTGCAGGCTGTCAATCAATCGAGCATAAAATGTGCCAAGGTGAGAAAGGGGCGGAAATGGCGCGTTTCAGGCGGCAAAAAGCACGCTTTGGGTGCAAGGCCGGGTGGGGATGCCTTGAAACGGGGCGAATGGGGGCGTGGATGGTCGTTGATGGTTCAGCGTCGGCAAATGAAAACGGCCAGCCGGGGCTGACCGTTGTGCGCTATCGTGGATTAACGACGAACGGCGATGGCTTCGATCTCGATCTTCACGTCTTTCGGCAGACGGGCCACTTCGACGCAGGAACGGGCCGGGAACGGCGCGCTGTGCTCGCTGAAGAAGGCTTCGTATGCGGC
Proteins encoded in this region:
- a CDS encoding alpha-E domain-containing protein, which produces MLSRTASELYWMARYLERAESIARVLDVTNKLSMMPIRDGGDRDLQVPLDLTGTGQLYAAAYPELTMANLVSFFALDSRNHSSIYSCLQMGWNNAHAVRGSLSSEVWESINATWIEMKLIRRQGIGSVGADAFFDWVKERSHLFRGAMFGTLLRSDAMCFIRLGTLLERADGTARLLGVKNALMDGDGDPVREYYRMDTLLRAVSAREAYHSIYKQQLSRETIAELMILRNEIPRSLLACVGDMVQQLEQIGGDSANRPRRLAHTLHAELRFSSMKDLNRIGLNDWLDAFLGQVSGIAESIHHTYLEAQ
- a CDS encoding transglutaminase family protein, whose amino-acid sequence is MKLNIEHSTHYRYAQQVQRSTQYLRLTPQNSRHQRILSWQLTLPEHAVRTTDAFGNVLHVLTLDEPHQAITIQAQGVVEIEDDVDDLALGHLSPLVFLRYSPLTQPDAAIQAFALRYHQPQAVLAGLERLMGELLLKMPYSPGATQVTDSAVDAFATGSGVCQDHTHVFLACCRSLNIPARYVSGYLYSEDSTHVATHAWAEAWVEDRWHSFDITNNTRLPNQHLKLAVGIDYLDACPVRGMRLGGGCEDMRTVAAVQMMPAGQ
- a CDS encoding circularly permuted type 2 ATP-grasp protein; the encoded protein is MLNINLSASPFFDEMLLAEGKHRGHYAAYWHWLQQADHQAVQRKREEAALLFHRVGITFNVYGEDDGAERLIPFDSVPRIIPAAEWAMLDRGIRQRVQALNAFLHDIYHQQHILKAGIIPAEQVLANDQYQPCMQGVDLHRNIYAHIVGVDMVRNSDGQYYVLEDNLRTPSGVSYMLENRKMMMRLYPELFARQRIAPVERYPSHLLQTLRESSPKNDPTVVVLTPGRFNSAYFEHSFLAQQMGVELVESADLFVKDGAVFMRTTAGPCKVDVIYRRVDDAFLDPLAFRPDSMLGVPGLLSVYRAGNVVLANAIGTGVADDKSIYPYVPDMVRFYLQEEPILNNVPTWQCRHPNELSYVLANLEQMVVKEVHGAGGYGMLIGPAASKDEIATFRALLQARPQNYIAQNTLALSTCPTFVNDGLAPRHIDLRPFALSGAEIRLVPGGLTRVALAEGSLVVNSSQGGGTKDTWVLEDDAC
- a CDS encoding proteasome-type protease, with amino-acid sequence MTYCVAMRLSSGLVFASDSRTNAGVDHISTFRKLHVFQQDGERTLVLQSAGNLATTQSIISLLLRRSQDAERPSLLNAPSLYEAASLVGETVREVIQRDSEAQQSGSTTDFSCNLLLGGQIRGEEMRLFHIYPQGNFIEATRDTPYFQIGESKYGKPIIDRVLNYDTPLEQAMQCALISLDSTLRSNLSVGLPLDVMIYPRGSFSSAQQYRITEDHPHFSAIRKGWGEGLVSIFKQLPPLAL
- a CDS encoding beta-N-acetylhexosaminidase, which translates into the protein MRRPFRYTLLASSLWFSCGVLAQPAGELPLMPWPQQVEPAQPAGRLALDHRLSLSLQGDDLGDALPRWRQRIELQTGWTLAPQAESAGGAAIDIVIKDKVAAQPLPGSDESYRLTVAPQGVTLTANTRFGALRGMETLLQLLQTDGENTFLPLVNITDVPRFPWRGVLLDSVRHFLPVTDILRQLDGMAAAKLNVFHWHLTDDQGWRFASQRYPKLQRLASDGQFYSREQMRQVVAYATARGIRVVPEIDLPGHAASIAVAYPALMSAPGPYRMERQWGVHKPTLDPTRDEVYRFVETIIGELAAIFPDPYLHIGGDEVDASQWKASPSIQAFMRRHQLADTHALQAYFNQRLEKILEKHQRQMVGWDEIYHPSLPRSIVIQSWQGQDSLGASAQDGYQGILSTGFYVDQPQSTAYHYRNEILPQPLGVETAVQPGEQAQSWRFSMPRLKGSAVAGSFTLIEGRQGWRGFIDFDGKSRRALHDIVWRTPQQVSFRLDTWMGDTRPVFTLQQDKLSGYTLVGNVRYPTSGSKLAAVPPGKAPVLPGEKRQANILGGEAALWAENVRAPLLDLKLWPRGFAVAERLWSAKDVTDESNMYRRLAAIDAWSVVSVGLQQHAETAREFTRLANSVEIAPLQILAEALEPAQYYTRQHLKFKAGNYHQFEPLNRFADALPPESNAVREMGQQVAALLRDKNNRAAAQALRERLLRWQLNGAPAKTSIAGNRVMQALAPVAQDVGALSTLGLMLLERYRQGKPLSGAEAEQAQRQLDAAAQVRDEVVIAAVYPLEALLRGLRAE